In Brettanomyces bruxellensis chromosome 8, complete sequence, a genomic segment contains:
- a CDS encoding uncharacterized protein (BUSCO:EOG09264U78), which produces MTILTSEDKEKIKRAIPKASNKIIDATAARLYIAYPDTNAWKFTGLSGAIVFSDDLVGHTFFLKMVDIHGNRGVLWDQELYVDFQYNQDRLFFHTFELDECLAGLLFEDKKDAQHFYKRVAHREKYGSKQTLHNKKAIELKKKPSADTNERKIGLRGDLSQSTAANDGISNEQRIRRAHGVIYYDKEPPPEWRSFYKELESVGIKESMIAENREFIKDYISKHGGPLVGLEPPIPRKYMYKTVESDVASRKSSVSSSTRRKKAPPPPPPAAGGISSSSVSSLAKNPESAASSQHSASPDPFAAPSSAATTSPQKHFVPPLPASVHQQQLQQQTPQPFARPLPPQPGLPPRNGTVPTLPVRATANAPPPPPPRNSNPTSQILPQNASRRSAAPPPPPPRRTGPPPPPSRNTTHKILTPPPSQRQSTTQQPTFTATSPPRTTFPAAQPTQQTQYGYSRPAVQAPVASPQSASISTSPPPPPAFPASSVAANSLSSAIPAAPPAPLAPPLPPTGQQGGNSAIPAAPPAPPAPTTPSAPPAPPAPTTSSSNSAPALPQVDSGREALLASIRGAGIQSLRKTDKTHLDRPSPLLQKKSGASEQVSSPGATPGQPGNLADALAVALKARKDKVSQSDDEDDDW; this is translated from the coding sequence ATGACCATCCTCACTTCAGAAGAcaaagagaaaatcaagCGAGCGATTCCAAAAGCATCGAATAAGATTATAGATGCTACAGCAGCGAGGCTCTATATAGCATATCCAGATACAAATGCGTGGAAATTCACAGGTCTTTCTGGAGCCATTGTGTTTTCAGATGATTTAGTTGGGCATAcgtttttcttgaaaatggtGGATATTCACGGAAACAGAGGAGTCTTGTGGGATCAGGAGTTGTATGTGGACTTTCAGTACAATCAGGACAGACTCTTTTTCCACACCTTTGAGTTGGATGAATGCCTTGCGGGACTTCTgtttgaagataagaaagatgcCCAGCATTTTTACAAAAGGGTCGCCCACAGGGAAAAGTATGGTTCCAAGCAGACTTTGCACAACAAGAAGGCCAttgaattgaagaaaaagcctTCTGCAGATACCAATGAGCGGAAAATCGGCCTTCGTGGCGATTTATCACAGAGTACGGCGGCAAATGATGGAATTTCAAATGAGCAGAGGATAAGACGGGCCCATGGAGTAATTTATTATGACAAGGAGCCTCCACCAGAGTGGAGATCTTTCTATAAGGAGCTTGAAAGTGTGGGTATAAAGGAAAGTATGATTGCAGAAAACAGAGAATTCATTAAGGACTATATTTCCAAGCACGGGGGACCGTTGGTTGGACTCGAACCCCCAATTCCTCGTAAGTACATGTATAAAACCGTTGAAAGTGATGTTGCATCCAGGAAAAGCTCTGTTTCTTCATctacaagaagaaaaaaagcccctcctcctcctccccCTGCTGCCGGTGgtatttcttcatcttccgTCTCTTCTTTGGCGAAAAATCCAGAGTCTGCCGCCTCATCCCAGCATTCCGCATCTCCAGATCCATTTGCTGCACCAAGTTCTGCCGCTACCACATCTCCACAGAAGCATTTCGTGCCTCCTCTGCCTGCATCCGTGCACCAGCAGCAACTGCAACAACAAACACCACAACCATTTGCAAGACCTCTGCCTCCCCAGCCTGGCCTACCGCCAAGAAATGGCACTGTGCCCACCTTGCCCGTTAGAGCCACGGCTAATGCccctcctcctcctccacCTCGGAATTCAAACCCAACATCGCAGATTTTGCCCCAAAATGCCTCACGAAGGTCTGCAGCACCGCCACCTCCGCCACCAAGAAGAACTGGACCTCCTCCTCCCCCTTCGAGAAACACAACGCACAAAATTTTGACGCCTCCTCCTTCCCAAAGACAGAGTACAACCCAGCAACCAACTTTCACCGCCACTTCACCGCCACGGACAACTTTCCCGGCTGCACAACCAACACAGCAGACGCAGTATGGCTATTCACGGCCTGCAGTTCAGGCTCCGGTGGCTTCCCCACAATCTGCATCCATCTCTACATCACCACCTCCTCCTCCTGCTTTCCCTGCATCGTCTGTTGCCGCAAACTCTCTATCTTCTGCCATTCCGGCGGCTCCTCCGGCTCCTCTGgctcctcctcttcctcccaCTGGTCAGCAAGGTGGAAATTCGGCTATTCCGGCGGCACCTCCTGCACCGCCTGCACCTACTACTCCTTCTGCACCGCCTGCTCCTCCTGCGCCCActacttcatcttcaaattctgCACCCGCCCTCCCACAAGTGGATTCTGGCAGAGAAGCACTTCTTGCTTCAATCAGGGGTGCTGGAATTCAGTCGCTCAGGAAAACAGACAAAACGCATTTGGACAGACCAAGTCCACTAttgcagaagaaaagcgGTGCGTCCGAACAAGTTTCTTCGCCGGGTGCAACTCCCGGACAGCCTGGCAACTTGGCTGATGCTCTTGCAGTTGCCTTAAAGGCCAGAAAGGACAAAGTGTCGCAGTccgatgatgaggatgacgATTGGTga
- the YPT6 gene encoding Rab GTPase ypt6 (BUSCO:EOG09264JHE), which yields MLTKYKIVFLGDQGVGKTSLITRFMYDTFDSHYAATIGIDFLSKTMYLDDKTIRLQLWDTAGQERFRSLIPSYIRDSNVAIVVYDITNRDSFNDVQKWLDYIREERGKDVLIILVGNKSDLKDKVVTSDEAEELSKKLGCNLFIETSSKNGYNVKKLFKKVAKMLPELKNEPTEQETNGNNVQTIDISTDKPEENASSCQC from the coding sequence ATGCtcacaaaatataaaattgtGTTCCTTGGGGACCAAGGTGTGGGAAAAACGTCTCTTATCACGAGATTTATGTATGATacatttgattcacattATGCTGCCACAATTGGAATAGATTTCCTTTCGAAAACGATGTATCTAGATGATAAGACTATTCGACTTCAACTTTGGGATACGGCGGGACAAGAGCGATTTAGATCCCTTATTCCCTCATATATAAGAGATTCAAATGTGGCCATTGTGGTCTATGATATCACGAATCGTGATTCATTTAACGATGTTCAAAAATGGCTAGATTATATTCGGGAAGAACGTGGAAAGGATGTGCTCATCATTCTGGTGGGCAATAAATCGGACTTGAAGGATAAGGTGGTAACCTCGGATGAAGCTGAGGAACTTTCGAAAAAGTTAGGATGTAATCTCTTCATCGAAACTAGTAGTAAGAATGGTTACAATGTGAAGAAACTGTTCAAGAAGGTCGCAAAAATGCTTCCAGAGCTGAAGAACGAGCCTACAGAGCAAGAAACAAATGGAAACAATGTGCAAACTATAGATATTAGTACGGATAAGCCAGAGGAAAATGCTAGTTCCTGTCAAtgttaa